Genomic DNA from Candidatus Margulisiibacteriota bacterium:
GACCAACATGTTGAGTATTTTAAATTAATGGATAAGCTTTTTTACGAAGGTTTGGATGCTGTTCTTTTTTTAGAGGATATGTTGGAGTTTTTAAGACAAGTCTTGTTTATCAAAATTGGTTTAAAAAACATGGTGATTGGTCCAACGGTTTCTATTAAAAGTTATCAAGAAATAGCTGATGTTTTAAGTAAAGAACAAGTATATTCTGCAATAGCTGAATGTTCTAAAGCAATGCAACAAGTAAGAATGATGGAAGACAGTAGAGTGTTTTTGGAAGTTTTATTGTTTCAAGCTTTTACTGGTCAAATAGCAGAAGAAAAGAAAGTTATTCTTAGAACAGAAGCTGTTCCTCAAAGGAAAGAAGCGATCAGTTCTGCAAGGATCGAGTCATCAAGACCTGCGACTAGAGTCGTTGAAAAACAAGAAGCTCCAGTGCAAAGTGAACCAAAAGCTGTTGTCCGTCCAGATGTGGAGTTAGACATTGTTAGTGTAAAACACTATTGGCCAGATATTTTGGCTTATTTAAAAAAGAATAAGAAAGCCCAATTGTCTGCGATGCTTAAGGAGTGTGTGCCTATTACCGTTGAGGGTGACTTCATTGTTGCTGCTATTGATAATAAGTTTTCTTTCCATCATAAAAAGCTCAATGAGGATGAAAGTAAGCGCGACATTAATGTTGCTGCCTCAGAAATATTCAGTCGTAAAATAAGCATTAGAATAGACTTTAAGAGTGGTAGTGATATGCCGACTGATTTAGAAAAAGATGACTTTGAAGAAAGCACTTTTTTGGAAAGCTCTGAAATACCAGATAGCATTAAGGACTTAGCTAAGCAATTTGGTGTGGAGAAAGTAGAAAAGGTATAACTTCTTTTTTTGCTTGATCAAAAAAGAAGCAAAAAAATCAAGACTTCACAAAACTTGCTTATTAAAATCTGGGAAATTACTAAAATCACCCTGCAGAAGATAAAAATAACTGATTATCAGTTGAACATGCTGCTCGCCCTTTCAATTTCACTTGTGAAACGGAGAGGGCGCTGGCACCAATCTTGTTTAAAAAAAGGTCTAATAAACCCCCATTTTGTCTATTAGACCTATTTTTTAAATATTAAGAAAATAACTAGGTAACGATATTATGTTTATTGGTAGTGTACAATTTTGTTTGCAATTTGAGATTTAAGGATGGTCATCGTAAACTCTAATTTACGCAAATAAAAATGGAGGTAAAAAAAGATGACCAAAACTAATAATACAGAATATTTTAAGAA
This window encodes:
- the dnaX gene encoding DNA polymerase III subunit gamma/tau, whose product is MSYISLYRKYRSQTFSELVEQESVIRTLQNAIKFERIAQSYIFAGPRGTGKTSVARIFAKTLNCLNLDKDKAEPCNTCDNCKQITSGTHMDVIEIDAASNTGVDNIRELIEKSNFLPSLGKWKIYIIDETHMLSNSAFNALLKTIEEPPAHVIFILATTDPHKILTTIQSRCQRLDFTKISQSAIVQRINDILKEEKMQITDEAIKLIAKYSGGHMRDALSITDQVLSFSNGKVDIDQVYHLLGAANIGDIASIIKMLKSDQHVEYFKLMDKLFYEGLDAVLFLEDMLEFLRQVLFIKIGLKNMVIGPTVSIKSYQEIADVLSKEQVYSAIAECSKAMQQVRMMEDSRVFLEVLLFQAFTGQIAEEKKVILRTEAVPQRKEAISSARIESSRPATRVVEKQEAPVQSEPKAVVRPDVELDIVSVKHYWPDILAYLKKNKKAQLSAMLKECVPITVEGDFIVAAIDNKFSFHHKKLNEDESKRDINVAASEIFSRKISIRIDFKSGSDMPTDLEKDDFEESTFLESSEIPDSIKDLAKQFGVEKVEKV